One Rosa chinensis cultivar Old Blush chromosome 5, RchiOBHm-V2, whole genome shotgun sequence genomic region harbors:
- the LOC112203038 gene encoding uncharacterized protein LOC112203038, with amino-acid sequence MLDIVSRIDQRHIWKHRCDCIFNYKVPNPTLVATRAFVASSEFLTSRTLSLTCNRPPPPPPPPWTPPCFDFVKINTDASWDKQSLQAGLAVIVRNSSGELLHGKTRIVRASSILLAETLALYQAVLLALCLNFQKVIFEMDSFHLVHLLNDSHLLPDWIISPLVHYIREITVAIPYVSWVWTSKNANQAADHMASLARRRMGPSDWVNHPPSTFTRILLYDAGHAPT; translated from the coding sequence ATGCTTGACATTGTTTCTCGGATTGATCAGCGGCACATTTGGAAGCATCGGTGTGATTGCATTTTCAATTACAAGGTTCCAAATCCGACTTTGGTGGCTACAAGGGCTTTTGTGGCTTCTTCAGAGTTTTTAACATCTCGTACTCTGTCTCTTACTTGCAATAGGcctccccctcctcctcctccaccttgGACTCCTCCTTGTTTCGATTTTGTTAAGATAAATACAGATGCTTCTTGGGATAAACAATCTCTGCAGGCTGGTTTGGCAGTGATAGTTCGAAATAGTTCTGGTGAGCTCCTTCATGGCAAGACGAGGATTGTTAGGGCTTCTTCGATCCTTCTTGCTGAAACTTTGGCCCTTTATCAAGCCGTGTTGCTGGCCTTGtgtttaaattttcaaaaagttATTTTTGAAATGGATTCCTTTCATCTTGTGCATCTCCTGAATGATTCCCACTTGCTACCGGATTGGATCATATCTCCGCTGGTGCATTATATCCGCGAGATCACGGTTGCTATTCCTTACGTTAGCTGGGTTTGGACCAGCAAGAACGCCAATCAAGCTGCTGATCATATGGCTTCTTTGGCTCGCAGGAGGATGGGCCCTTCTGATTGGGTTAATCATCCTCCTTCTACCTTCACCCGTATTCTCCTTTATGATGCTGGACATGCTCCTACTTAA